A genomic window from Melopsittacus undulatus isolate bMelUnd1 chromosome 7, bMelUnd1.mat.Z, whole genome shotgun sequence includes:
- the FAM241A gene encoding uncharacterized protein FAM241A, producing the protein MGSAAELLLLPTPTPPLGECERGALAAPARHRRRQEEQVQQGQRNHTAEPVIDDYKKMGTLFGELNKSLIRIGFTRMYFGERIVEPVIIIFFWVMLWFLGLQALGLVAVLCLVIIYVQQ; encoded by the exons ATGGGTTCAGCGgcggagctgctgctgctgccgacACCGACACCGCCGCTCGGGGAGTGCGAGCGGGGAGCGCTGGCAGCGCCCGCCCGGCACCGGAGGCGCCAggaggagcag GTCCAACAAGGACAAAGAAATCACACTGCAGAACCTGTAATAGATGACTATAAAAAAATGGGGACTCTATTTGGCGAACTAAACAAAAGCCTCATCAGAATAGGCTTCACAAGGATGTACTTTGGAGAACGGATAGTAGAGCCTGTAATAATTATATTCTTCTGGGTCATGCTCTGGTTTCTTGGCCTACAAGCTCTTGGACTGGTTGCTGTTCTGTGCCTTGTCATTATTTATGTACAACAGTGA